Proteins from a genomic interval of Bradyrhizobium sp. CCGB01:
- a CDS encoding helicase HerA-like domain-containing protein: MTAQDSKLGDTDDKIFVGKGDEQAWLTLALANRHGLVTGATGTGKTVTLQVMAEGFARAGVPVFAADIKGDLSGISEVGEAKDFIVKRATEMGLKFQPDQFSTVFWDVFGEQGHPVRATVTEMGPLLLARMLDLNDVQEGVLNVAFRVADDNGLTLIDMKDLRALLDAIVPDAGKKAADAGESPLADIKKEAQGFGNVTKATVGTIQRQLLVLENQGATKFFGEPALTLKDFMKTDRDGRGMVNILVADKLLQSPRLYATFLLWMLSELFEELPEAGDLPKPKLVFFFDEAHLLFNDAPKALMDKIEQVVRLIRSKGVGVYFVTQNPIDVPDRVLGQLGNRVQHALRAFTPRDQKAVAAAAQTFRPNPKLDTAKVIMELGKGEALVSFLEGNGTPAMVERVMIRPPSARIGPITPEERKAIMDASPVKGKYDTAVDAESAYEMIQKRIAGTAATADAGAAGGGGGILGQIGSIVGTIFGTNVKRGRLSTGQVIARDVTRSVTNQVIGGMAANIGKSVAGQVGGSIGRTLVRGALGGLLRR, from the coding sequence ACCGGAACCGGCAAGACGGTGACGCTGCAGGTCATGGCGGAAGGATTTGCGCGCGCCGGTGTTCCGGTCTTCGCGGCAGACATCAAGGGCGACCTCTCCGGCATCTCCGAGGTCGGCGAGGCCAAGGATTTCATCGTCAAGCGCGCCACCGAGATGGGGCTGAAATTCCAGCCCGACCAGTTCTCGACGGTGTTCTGGGACGTGTTCGGCGAACAGGGCCATCCGGTGCGGGCGACCGTCACGGAGATGGGGCCGCTTCTGCTCGCGCGCATGCTTGATCTGAACGATGTGCAGGAAGGCGTCCTCAACGTCGCCTTTCGCGTCGCCGACGACAACGGTCTGACCCTCATCGACATGAAGGATCTGCGCGCGCTGCTCGATGCCATCGTGCCGGATGCCGGCAAGAAGGCCGCGGATGCAGGGGAAAGTCCGCTCGCCGACATCAAGAAGGAGGCGCAAGGCTTCGGCAACGTCACCAAGGCGACGGTCGGTACCATCCAGCGCCAGCTTCTGGTGCTGGAGAACCAGGGCGCCACCAAATTCTTCGGCGAGCCGGCGCTGACGCTGAAGGACTTCATGAAGACCGACCGCGACGGCCGCGGCATGGTCAACATCCTTGTTGCCGACAAGCTGCTGCAGAGTCCACGGCTTTACGCGACATTCCTGCTGTGGATGCTGTCAGAATTGTTCGAGGAGCTGCCCGAGGCCGGCGATCTGCCGAAGCCGAAACTGGTGTTCTTCTTCGACGAGGCGCATCTGTTGTTCAACGACGCGCCGAAGGCGTTGATGGACAAGATCGAGCAGGTGGTGCGTTTGATCCGATCCAAGGGCGTCGGCGTCTATTTCGTGACGCAAAACCCGATCGACGTGCCTGACCGCGTGCTCGGGCAATTGGGCAACCGTGTCCAGCATGCGCTGCGTGCCTTCACCCCGCGCGACCAGAAGGCGGTCGCGGCCGCAGCCCAGACCTTCCGGCCCAACCCGAAGCTCGACACTGCCAAGGTGATCATGGAGCTCGGCAAGGGCGAGGCGCTGGTGTCCTTCCTCGAAGGCAACGGCACGCCTGCGATGGTCGAGCGTGTCATGATCCGGCCGCCGTCGGCCCGCATCGGACCGATCACGCCGGAAGAACGCAAGGCCATCATGGATGCGAGCCCTGTAAAGGGCAAATACGACACCGCCGTCGATGCAGAGTCTGCCTACGAGATGATCCAGAAGCGCATTGCCGGCACGGCTGCGACGGCCGATGCCGGCGCGGCAGGAGGTGGCGGCGGTATCCTCGGCCAGATCGGCTCGATCGTCGGCACCATCTTCGGCACCAACGTCAAGCGCGGCCGCCTGTCGACGGGCCAGGTCATCGCGCGCGACGTGACGCGATCGGTCACCAACCAGGTGATCGGGGGGATGGCAGCCAATATCGGCAAGTCGGTCGCCGGTCAGGTCGGTGGCTCGATCGGCCGCACGCTGGTCCGCGGCGCGCTCGGCGGGCTGCTGCGGAGATAG
- a CDS encoding glycosyltransferase 87 family protein — protein sequence MTSTDPLPKPDAPRWPSLRAPLDLLFLLCCFILTADVLGPEIFGNGKTKDYALWYWAGQQVLHGGALYPSDIHAYFEFIYPPLPAILLAIPSWFGKLALYTMLSVLNVVAWWYTGTFSNVMTGSGRTPGPWLEALPAFVTVTFVFDMFDLGQPNLVLLAMMLYGFWSLQHQRSWLAGFMFALATAIKVFPIAVLPYLVWRRKWAAVVATVAFTGILLYVVPAPIRGFERNAAELKTWYQGMVGSSSEKGFGQRDEQNWSWVNQSLIAVTHRLVRPINYNQEDANKPPRTMNIIDVDYKTANWIVLALSALLGLGFLAVMPRQARRTARSDAEELAILFCLMTVASPLARQYYFMWLFFPMTVLMHRAAFDARANVRLGTWLALGAAGILMLLSLPWFPNVIQAWGNNLVATAILAGSLAWHIRHPPVVAGPEATTGLKAKTS from the coding sequence GTGACATCAACCGACCCGTTACCAAAACCTGATGCGCCGAGGTGGCCGTCGCTACGCGCGCCGCTCGACCTGCTCTTCCTGCTCTGCTGCTTCATTCTGACGGCCGACGTCCTCGGTCCCGAGATCTTCGGCAACGGCAAGACCAAGGACTACGCGCTTTGGTACTGGGCCGGGCAGCAGGTGCTGCACGGTGGAGCACTCTATCCCAGCGACATTCACGCATATTTCGAGTTCATCTACCCGCCGCTGCCGGCGATCCTGCTTGCGATCCCGAGCTGGTTCGGCAAGCTCGCGCTTTACACCATGCTGTCGGTCCTGAACGTGGTGGCGTGGTGGTACACGGGAACATTCTCCAATGTCATGACGGGATCGGGCCGCACGCCCGGCCCCTGGCTGGAAGCGCTGCCGGCCTTCGTCACCGTGACTTTCGTATTCGACATGTTCGATCTCGGCCAGCCGAACCTCGTGCTGCTGGCGATGATGCTCTACGGCTTCTGGTCCTTGCAGCATCAGCGGTCCTGGCTCGCGGGCTTCATGTTCGCGCTCGCCACCGCCATCAAGGTGTTTCCGATCGCGGTGCTGCCCTATCTGGTGTGGCGGCGGAAATGGGCGGCCGTCGTCGCTACGGTCGCCTTCACCGGCATCCTGCTTTACGTCGTGCCGGCGCCGATCCGCGGTTTCGAACGCAACGCGGCCGAACTCAAGACTTGGTATCAGGGCATGGTCGGCTCGAGCTCGGAAAAGGGCTTTGGCCAGCGCGACGAGCAGAATTGGTCGTGGGTCAACCAGTCCCTCATTGCCGTGACGCATCGTCTGGTCCGGCCGATCAACTACAATCAGGAGGATGCCAACAAGCCGCCGCGCACGATGAATATCATCGACGTCGACTACAAGACGGCGAACTGGATCGTGCTGGCGCTGTCGGCGCTGCTCGGGCTCGGCTTCCTCGCGGTGATGCCACGGCAAGCGCGGCGAACGGCGCGCTCGGATGCCGAGGAGCTCGCCATCCTGTTCTGTCTGATGACGGTGGCATCGCCCTTGGCGCGGCAATACTACTTCATGTGGTTGTTCTTCCCGATGACGGTGCTGATGCATCGTGCCGCCTTCGACGCGCGGGCGAATGTGCGGCTGGGAACCTGGCTCGCGTTAGGCGCCGCCGGCATCCTCATGCTGCTGTCGTTGCCTTGGTTTCCCAATGTCATCCAGGCCTGGGGCAACAACCTGGTCGCCACGGCCATTCTCGCTGGTAGCCTCGCATGGCACATCCGGCATCCACCGGTTGTGGCTGGCCCCGAGGCCACGACAGGGCTAAAAGCCAAGACATCTTGA
- a CDS encoding M20/M25/M40 family metallo-hydrolase produces MANAQLQSVLDHIDKEFDNSLERLFSLLRIKSISADPAFAADCNAAAEHLAKDIASLGVATEVRPTAGHPAIVGKTSAGGRPHVIFYGHYDVQPVDPLDLWHRPPFEPVVTDHADGRKIIVARGAEDDKGQVMTFVEACRAWKKVTGSLPIDITFLIEGEEEVGSKNFVPFIEANKDEFEADYVLVCDTGMWDRNTPAITTSLRGLLYEELKITAANRDLHSGVFGGSAMNPIRVLTKILGSLFDDDNRITIPGFYDGVKDLPPDILEQWKKLNLTPEMFLRPIGLSIPAGEKGRLLIEQASSRPTCDVNGIWGGYIGEGSKTVIPSHASAKVSFRLVEGQDPQKIRKAFRDYVTARIPGDCKVEFGDHSAAPAVALDWNMKPLAAASKALTEEWGKETVLMGSGASIPIVADFKRTLGLDSLLVGFGLDDDNIHSPNEKYDLRSFQKGIRSWARILAALAEVK; encoded by the coding sequence ATGGCCAATGCGCAGCTTCAATCCGTGCTCGACCACATCGACAAGGAGTTTGACAACAGCCTGGAGCGTCTGTTCTCGCTGTTGCGGATCAAGTCGATCTCCGCCGATCCGGCCTTTGCCGCGGATTGCAACGCGGCGGCCGAGCATCTCGCCAAGGACATCGCAAGCCTCGGCGTCGCCACTGAAGTGAGACCGACCGCCGGCCATCCCGCCATCGTCGGCAAGACCAGTGCAGGCGGACGGCCGCATGTGATCTTCTACGGTCATTACGACGTGCAGCCGGTCGATCCGCTCGATCTCTGGCATCGTCCGCCGTTCGAGCCCGTGGTCACCGACCATGCCGACGGCCGCAAGATCATCGTCGCGCGCGGCGCCGAGGACGACAAGGGCCAGGTGATGACCTTCGTGGAGGCCTGCCGCGCCTGGAAGAAGGTGACGGGATCGCTGCCGATCGACATCACCTTCCTGATCGAAGGCGAGGAGGAGGTCGGCTCGAAGAACTTCGTGCCCTTCATCGAGGCCAACAAGGACGAGTTCGAGGCGGACTACGTGCTGGTCTGCGACACCGGCATGTGGGACCGCAACACGCCGGCGATCACGACGTCGCTGCGCGGCTTGCTCTATGAAGAGCTGAAGATCACCGCGGCCAACCGCGATCTGCATTCCGGCGTGTTCGGCGGCAGCGCGATGAACCCGATCCGGGTGCTGACGAAAATTCTCGGCAGCCTGTTCGACGACGACAACCGCATCACCATCCCCGGCTTCTATGACGGCGTGAAGGACCTGCCGCCCGACATCCTGGAGCAGTGGAAGAAGCTCAACCTCACGCCCGAGATGTTCCTGAGGCCGATCGGCCTGTCGATCCCCGCCGGTGAGAAGGGCCGGCTGTTGATCGAGCAGGCCTCCTCGCGTCCGACCTGCGACGTCAACGGCATCTGGGGCGGCTATATCGGCGAAGGCTCCAAGACGGTGATCCCGTCGCACGCTTCAGCCAAGGTCTCGTTCCGCCTGGTCGAGGGGCAGGACCCGCAAAAGATCCGCAAGGCGTTTCGCGACTACGTGACGGCGCGCATTCCCGGCGACTGCAAGGTCGAGTTCGGCGACCACTCGGCAGCGCCCGCGGTCGCGCTCGACTGGAACATGAAACCGCTCGCCGCCGCCAGCAAGGCGCTGACAGAGGAGTGGGGCAAGGAGACCGTGCTGATGGGCTCCGGCGCCTCGATCCCGATCGTCGCCGACTTCAAGCGGACACTTGGGCTGGACTCGCTGCTGGTCGGGTTTGGATTGGATGACGACAACATCCACTCGCCGAACGAGAAGTACGACCTCCGTAGCTTCCAGAAGGGTATCCGCTCCTGGGCGCGGATTCTCGCGGCGCTCGCCGAAGTGAAATAG
- a CDS encoding class II aldolase/adducin family protein — MSPAEARLKEVPSNMTEAEWQQRVNLAACYRLVSLYGWDDLVDTHISARVPGPDHHFLINPYGLMFDEITASSLVKVDLHGNQLSESEYSINPAGFTIHSAIHEVREDAICVLHLHTLDGTAVSSSAEGLLPLNQTAQLVTHDLAYHDYEGIALDHDERPRLQKDLGDHNHMLLRNHGTLTVGRSVASAFERMYHLERACSMQVRTRALGTPVYPVDDVAIDKNTELLANRDRAELRATNLVWPPLLRKLDRELPGYRS; from the coding sequence ATGTCGCCAGCGGAAGCGCGCCTGAAGGAAGTGCCGTCGAACATGACGGAGGCGGAGTGGCAGCAACGGGTCAATCTCGCCGCCTGCTACCGCCTCGTCTCGCTCTACGGCTGGGACGATCTGGTCGACACCCACATCTCCGCGCGCGTGCCCGGCCCCGACCATCACTTCCTCATCAACCCCTACGGACTGATGTTCGACGAGATCACGGCCTCGAGCCTCGTCAAGGTCGACCTGCACGGCAACCAGCTCTCCGAGAGCGAGTACAGCATCAACCCGGCCGGCTTCACCATCCATTCGGCGATCCACGAGGTGCGCGAGGACGCAATCTGCGTGCTGCATCTCCACACGCTCGACGGCACCGCGGTGTCGAGCAGCGCGGAAGGGCTGTTGCCGCTCAACCAGACCGCCCAGCTCGTCACCCACGACCTCGCCTATCACGACTATGAAGGCATCGCGCTCGATCACGACGAGCGGCCGCGGCTTCAGAAGGACCTCGGCGACCACAATCACATGCTGCTGCGCAATCACGGCACGCTGACGGTCGGCCGCTCGGTGGCCTCCGCTTTCGAGCGCATGTACCATCTCGAGCGCGCCTGCTCGATGCAGGTGCGCACGCGCGCGCTGGGCACGCCGGTCTATCCGGTCGACGACGTCGCGATCGACAAGAACACCGAGCTGCTCGCCAACCGCGACCGCGCCGAGCTGCGCGCCACCAACCTGGTATGGCCGCCGCTGCTGCGCAAGCTCGACCGCGAGTTGCCGGGTTACCGGTCTTGA
- a CDS encoding glycosyltransferase family 39 protein: MTSITTSAIDTPLRRSVERTCDDLAMLVLAAVAVTAGLTFRDYGLGWDDYTHAEYADLLLRMFGSGFRDTAALSFANLYMYGGGFDMVAALLHKVIPLELFETRRLLGAIVGVIGLAVTWRVGRRIGGPLAGLASLLLLALCPIFYGHMFMNPKDAPFAVAMIILMLGLVRLAEEYPQPSPRTILIVGLGAGLSLGCRVLGGLALVYALIGFLPLLLEELRNEGLREAIRRFAHVVYVLLPGLVFGYLVMGLIWPWSIMEPGNPFEALTYFSHFFEKPWKEMFDGAIVSVPDMPWSYLPTLFALQLPEVMLVLMGGAVVSTFAMLPRREVPARRKTILLMLTLAATLPLAIAMVKRPALYNGIRHFVFVIPPMAVLGGVAFAWAMERLRTNHRTWQPVVLATFCFGLALSLAEMIRLHPYQYTHFNHIAGTVRAADDRFMLDYWGLALKQASDELREQIVERQEVPPGNRKWKVAVCGPQRPAQVALGPDFTIGWDSNAADFAMTLGEFYCKGLTAPVMVEIKRDDVVFARVYDIRGRSISSLLSIPAP; the protein is encoded by the coding sequence ATGACATCCATCACGACTTCGGCGATCGACACGCCTCTGCGGCGCTCGGTTGAACGGACTTGCGACGATCTCGCCATGCTGGTGCTGGCTGCGGTCGCCGTCACTGCAGGCTTGACCTTCCGCGATTACGGGCTCGGCTGGGACGATTACACCCACGCTGAATATGCCGACCTCCTGCTGCGCATGTTCGGTTCCGGCTTCAGGGACACCGCGGCGCTCTCCTTCGCGAATCTCTACATGTATGGCGGCGGCTTCGACATGGTCGCGGCCCTCCTGCACAAGGTCATTCCGCTCGAGCTGTTCGAGACGCGGCGTCTGCTCGGCGCCATCGTCGGCGTGATCGGGCTTGCGGTGACGTGGCGGGTCGGCCGCCGCATCGGCGGGCCGCTTGCCGGCCTTGCCTCGCTCCTGCTGCTCGCGCTCTGCCCGATCTTCTACGGCCACATGTTCATGAACCCGAAGGACGCGCCCTTCGCGGTGGCCATGATCATCCTGATGCTCGGCCTCGTCCGGCTTGCCGAGGAATATCCGCAGCCCTCGCCGCGCACGATCCTGATCGTCGGCCTGGGTGCGGGCCTCTCGCTGGGCTGTCGCGTCCTCGGCGGCCTTGCGCTCGTCTATGCCTTGATCGGCTTCCTGCCGCTCTTGCTGGAGGAACTGCGCAACGAGGGCCTGCGCGAGGCTATCAGGCGTTTCGCCCATGTCGTCTACGTGCTGCTGCCCGGCCTCGTGTTCGGCTACCTCGTGATGGGCCTGATCTGGCCGTGGTCGATCATGGAGCCCGGCAATCCGTTCGAGGCGCTGACCTACTTCTCGCATTTCTTCGAGAAGCCCTGGAAGGAGATGTTCGACGGCGCGATCGTGTCCGTGCCCGACATGCCCTGGTCCTATCTGCCGACGCTGTTCGCGCTGCAACTGCCCGAAGTGATGCTCGTGCTGATGGGCGGAGCCGTGGTCAGCACCTTCGCCATGCTGCCGCGGCGCGAGGTTCCGGCGCGCCGCAAGACCATCCTGTTGATGCTGACGCTGGCGGCGACCCTGCCGCTCGCGATCGCGATGGTGAAGCGGCCGGCGCTGTACAACGGCATCCGCCACTTCGTCTTCGTGATCCCGCCGATGGCGGTGCTCGGCGGCGTCGCCTTTGCCTGGGCGATGGAGCGCCTGCGCACCAACCACCGCACCTGGCAGCCGGTCGTGCTCGCGACCTTCTGCTTCGGCCTCGCGCTCTCGCTGGCCGAGATGATCCGGCTGCATCCCTACCAGTACACGCATTTCAACCACATCGCCGGCACCGTGCGCGCCGCCGACGACCGCTTCATGCTGGACTATTGGGGCCTCGCGCTGAAGCAGGCCTCGGACGAGCTGCGCGAGCAGATCGTCGAGCGGCAGGAAGTGCCGCCGGGCAACCGCAAATGGAAGGTCGCGGTGTGCGGTCCGCAGCGCCCGGCCCAGGTGGCGCTCGGGCCCGACTTCACCATCGGCTGGGATTCCAACGCGGCCGATTTCGCGATGACGCTCGGCGAGTTCTACTGCAAGGGCCTCACCGCGCCCGTGATGGTCGAGATCAAGCGCGACGACGTCGTGTTCGCCCGCGTCTACGACATCCGCGGCCGCAGCATTTCCAGCCTGCTGTCGATCCCGGCGCCGTAA
- a CDS encoding DUF308 domain-containing protein → MTLALLIAGIFAVLAGLLAIVFGFTVREFSLGSTLIIAGTIGVCSGMLLAGLHVVVLELKGIARRLAASAAPEVRVRPVLPGLAMPSAPVSEPFPAPAMKIEPPPPPAAGPPPWQGEAAARERPRVEPPPEPEAPTPPAVQETPRRRNLLFASTSRKERERAEAKATEGLPPQPRDEPAEPAAPDGPPASFDDAWPRPDRMRPPEPPAARRPPPRSPSAFDEPPPPPAPEPAPAADQAPVTVLKSGIVDGMAYSLYSDGSIEAQMPEGMMRFASIDELRAHLDQRG, encoded by the coding sequence ATGACGTTGGCATTGTTGATTGCGGGGATTTTCGCCGTCCTGGCGGGCCTCCTTGCGATCGTGTTCGGCTTCACCGTCAGGGAGTTCAGCCTCGGCAGCACCCTGATAATCGCCGGAACCATTGGCGTCTGCTCCGGAATGTTACTGGCCGGCCTCCACGTCGTGGTCCTGGAACTGAAGGGCATCGCCCGTCGGCTGGCCGCATCCGCCGCGCCGGAGGTTCGGGTCAGGCCCGTGCTGCCGGGCCTCGCGATGCCCAGTGCGCCGGTATCCGAACCGTTCCCGGCACCGGCGATGAAAATCGAGCCACCGCCGCCACCGGCCGCAGGTCCGCCGCCATGGCAGGGTGAAGCCGCCGCGCGCGAGCGTCCGCGCGTCGAGCCGCCGCCGGAACCGGAAGCCCCAACGCCGCCTGCGGTTCAGGAAACGCCGCGCCGTCGCAACCTGCTGTTCGCCTCGACCTCCCGCAAGGAGCGCGAGCGTGCGGAGGCGAAGGCGACCGAGGGTTTGCCGCCGCAGCCTCGTGACGAGCCCGCGGAGCCCGCCGCGCCGGATGGTCCGCCTGCGAGCTTCGACGATGCCTGGCCGAGGCCGGACCGTATGCGGCCGCCGGAACCGCCGGCCGCGCGCCGCCCGCCGCCGCGCTCGCCGTCCGCCTTTGATGAGCCCCCGCCGCCGCCTGCACCCGAACCCGCGCCGGCGGCTGACCAGGCGCCCGTGACCGTGCTCAAATCGGGGATCGTCGACGGCATGGCCTATTCGCTCTATTCCGACGGCTCGATCGAAGCGCAGATGCCCGAAGGCATGATGCGCTTCGCCTCGATCGACGAACTGCGCGCCCATCTCGATCAGCGCGGCTGA
- a CDS encoding MucR family transcriptional regulator: MSDAGAKNFIELTASIVSAYVGNNPTPAAEIPNLISQVHGALVRVSSGRAESAPLEPAKPAVSLKKSIAPDYLVCLEDGKRFKSLKRHLRTQYNMTPEQYREKWGLPADYPMVAPNYAVARSQLAKQMGLGQQQRKRK, translated from the coding sequence ATGTCGGATGCCGGGGCTAAGAATTTCATTGAGCTGACGGCGAGCATCGTGTCCGCCTATGTCGGTAATAATCCGACGCCGGCGGCCGAGATCCCGAACCTGATCAGCCAGGTGCATGGCGCCTTGGTGCGGGTCTCGTCGGGCCGCGCCGAGAGCGCGCCGCTCGAGCCGGCAAAGCCTGCAGTGTCGCTGAAGAAATCGATCGCGCCGGACTATCTGGTCTGTCTGGAAGACGGCAAGCGCTTCAAGTCGCTGAAGCGCCATCTGCGCACCCAGTACAACATGACCCCGGAGCAATATCGCGAGAAATGGGGCCTGCCGGCCGACTATCCCATGGTCGCGCCGAATTACGCCGTCGCGCGCTCGCAACTGGCAAAGCAGATGGGCCTCGGACAGCAGCAGCGGAAGCGGAAGTAG
- a CDS encoding SufE family protein has translation MTTIDEIRDNFELLDEWDDRYRYVIELGRTLEPMPEAEHSAANKVNGCVSQVWLQKLVDRSNGAPILKYRGDSDAHIVRGLVAIVLSLYSGRTPQEILATDAIAVFNEFGFRDHLTPQRSNGLRSMVERIKTDAKEALADAS, from the coding sequence ATGACGACGATCGACGAAATCAGGGACAATTTCGAGCTTCTGGACGAGTGGGACGACCGCTACCGGTACGTCATCGAGCTCGGCCGCACCCTGGAACCGATGCCCGAGGCCGAGCATTCGGCCGCGAACAAGGTGAACGGCTGTGTCAGCCAGGTCTGGCTCCAGAAGCTGGTCGACCGCAGCAATGGTGCGCCGATCCTGAAGTATCGCGGCGACAGCGACGCCCACATCGTGCGCGGGCTGGTCGCGATCGTGCTCTCGCTTTACTCCGGCCGCACGCCGCAGGAGATCCTCGCCACCGATGCGATCGCGGTGTTCAACGAATTCGGCTTTCGCGATCATTTGACGCCGCAGCGCTCCAACGGCCTGCGCTCGATGGTCGAGCGGATCAAGACCGACGCGAAAGAGGCGCTCGCGGACGCGTCGTGA
- a CDS encoding DUF5330 domain-containing protein has translation MRFLLRITFWLGLVLVLLPRDKTPESEKLPQIGAADAVQAATAAVSDVTQFCKRQPAACEVGGQAATIIGQRAQDGARKIYQIINDKKEQLEKTDKNDKKAPDHTGSIALAGEGDAVASEAPRDTLSQDDLALEWRGPQAAN, from the coding sequence ATGCGCTTTCTGCTCCGCATCACATTCTGGCTCGGGCTGGTGCTGGTGCTCCTGCCGCGGGACAAGACTCCCGAATCGGAGAAGCTGCCGCAGATCGGCGCTGCCGATGCGGTTCAGGCTGCGACCGCGGCCGTCTCCGACGTGACCCAGTTCTGCAAGCGCCAGCCGGCGGCCTGCGAGGTCGGCGGACAGGCCGCGACCATCATCGGCCAGCGCGCTCAGGACGGCGCGCGCAAGATCTACCAGATCATCAACGACAAGAAAGAGCAGCTCGAGAAGACCGACAAGAACGACAAGAAGGCGCCCGATCACACCGGCTCGATCGCGCTGGCCGGCGAAGGCGACGCTGTTGCGAGCGAGGCGCCGCGCGACACCCTGAGCCAGGACGACCTCGCGCTGGAATGGCGCGGCCCCCAGGCGGCGAATTAG
- a CDS encoding PAS domain-containing sensor histidine kinase translates to MTVLSIIRDCLDALLHPSARYDALTRARHRAFMAPRLLGSLAAFAAFPIYLAMRGAPSAIEVAAFAWLIAPILLSWFLSRTGRYEGAHVLSSLALAGLVMAIAGTTGGIESFAAIWLVVVPLEAALSASRRVAAFASLLALSCAGVLILVSQLGWLPAGDTSAAERGVLMAFGVVSATLYAAGLAFGAESLARASVTLLSREEERYRLLARNMSDVISRHQRNGAVQFISPAAEVMLGMPVAQLLGHGLFDRVHVADRPAYLTALSDAARGDVRSVEFRLRREPTGSERGQDFIWVEMRCRPLDQDTGRQNLDLDAMRDAEVVGVMRDVTDRKLSEQALDQACSAAEAADAAKTRFLATMSHELRTPLNAIIGFSEMIAQEQTLMLGAAQRKEYAQLINDSGQHLLSVVNGILDMSKMESGNFEIASEPFAPRASLLHCCNLLALKARENGIDLITDAPQDLPVMTGDPRAFKQIVLNLVANAIKFTERGGQVSVSAAVTGSQLTLRISDTGVGIAADDLKRIGAPFFQAGKTYQRRHEGTGLGLSIVKSLVALHLGELTVQSRLGEGTAVTVKLPLVYTPPQARPSDRMPAESKIATLTPVLRQEIHDQIHDQLHDQPALVKKSA, encoded by the coding sequence GTGACAGTTTTGAGTATCATCCGCGATTGTCTCGATGCGCTGCTGCATCCCTCCGCGCGTTACGACGCGCTGACGCGAGCGCGCCATCGTGCCTTCATGGCGCCGCGGCTGCTCGGCAGCCTGGCGGCATTTGCCGCATTCCCGATCTATCTCGCCATGCGCGGCGCGCCGAGCGCGATCGAGGTCGCCGCCTTCGCCTGGCTGATAGCGCCCATTCTGCTGTCATGGTTCCTGTCGCGCACCGGCCGCTATGAGGGCGCCCATGTGCTGTCGTCGCTGGCGCTCGCCGGCCTGGTCATGGCGATCGCCGGCACCACCGGCGGCATCGAATCATTCGCCGCGATCTGGCTGGTCGTGGTTCCCTTGGAAGCCGCACTGTCGGCCTCGCGCCGCGTCGCGGCCTTCGCCTCCCTGCTTGCGCTGTCCTGCGCCGGCGTCCTGATCCTTGTCAGCCAGCTCGGCTGGCTGCCGGCTGGTGACACCAGTGCCGCGGAACGCGGTGTGCTGATGGCGTTCGGCGTCGTCTCGGCGACACTCTATGCCGCGGGCCTCGCCTTCGGTGCGGAGTCGCTCGCGCGCGCCAGCGTGACGCTGCTGTCGCGCGAGGAAGAGCGCTATCGCCTGCTCGCGCGCAACATGAGTGACGTCATCTCGCGGCATCAGCGCAACGGCGCGGTACAGTTCATCTCGCCGGCGGCGGAAGTCATGCTCGGCATGCCCGTGGCGCAGCTGCTCGGCCACGGCCTGTTCGACCGCGTCCATGTCGCCGATCGTCCGGCCTATCTCACCGCTTTGTCGGATGCCGCCCGCGGCGACGTGCGCAGCGTCGAGTTCCGGCTGCGGCGGGAGCCGACCGGATCGGAACGCGGTCAGGATTTCATCTGGGTCGAGATGCGCTGCCGGCCGCTCGACCAGGATACGGGCCGCCAGAATCTCGACCTCGATGCCATGCGCGACGCGGAAGTCGTTGGCGTGATGCGCGACGTCACCGATCGCAAGCTTTCCGAGCAGGCGCTCGATCAGGCCTGCAGCGCCGCTGAGGCGGCCGATGCCGCCAAGACGCGCTTCCTCGCCACCATGAGCCACGAGCTGCGCACGCCGCTCAACGCCATCATCGGCTTCTCCGAGATGATCGCGCAGGAGCAGACCCTGATGCTGGGCGCGGCCCAGCGCAAGGAATACGCCCAGCTCATCAACGATTCCGGCCAGCATCTGCTGTCGGTCGTCAACGGCATCCTCGACATGTCGAAGATGGAATCGGGCAATTTCGAGATCGCGTCGGAGCCGTTCGCGCCGCGCGCCTCGCTGCTGCATTGCTGCAATCTGCTGGCGCTGAAGGCGCGGGAGAACGGCATCGATCTCATCACCGATGCGCCGCAGGACCTGCCGGTCATGACCGGCGATCCGCGCGCCTTCAAGCAGATCGTGCTCAATCTCGTCGCCAACGCCATCAAGTTCACCGAGCGCGGCGGTCAGGTCTCCGTATCAGCCGCGGTGACGGGCTCGCAGCTCACGCTGCGCATCAGCGACACCGGTGTCGGCATTGCGGCGGACGATCTCAAGCGCATCGGCGCGCCGTTCTTCCAGGCCGGCAAGACCTATCAGCGCCGCCACGAAGGCACGGGCCTCGGCCTTTCGATCGTGAAGAGTCTCGTGGCGTTGCATCTCGGCGAATTGACGGTACAAAGCAGGCTGGGCGAGGGCACCGCCGTCACCGTCAAGCTGCCGCTCGTCTACACACCGCCGCAGGCCAGGCCTTCCGATAGAATGCCGGCCGAGAGCAAGATCGCGACGCTGACGCCGGTGCTGCGCCAGGAAATTCACGACCAAATTCACGACCAACTTCACGACCAACCCGCTCTGGTGAAGAAAAGTGCCTAA